A single genomic interval of uncultured Sphaerochaeta sp. harbors:
- a CDS encoding FKBP-type peptidyl-prolyl cis-trans isomerase produces the protein MKNTLSVRLVPLFLLFLMVGCSKTPVESSQNPVEETPSTVVVQAEPIVEETDVIRDLEEPSTLEDRFSYTYGYLLYSSMVQQKGFSDLEASYFAKGILDADRSQGFYTQEEMSQTLYEVQTKLLQIAQEEMNAISAANMEVAEDFLETNRQRESVKVTDSGLQYEVLVEGDGDRPTEDSIVEVDYQIMLLNGKIIDSSYEREQSSTFLLEAIMVPGFIEGVKLMQEGAKYRFWIHPDLAYGKEGTETIEPNTLLIIEVELKSIREGR, from the coding sequence GTGAAGAATACCTTGTCTGTGCGCCTCGTCCCCTTGTTCTTGCTCTTCTTGATGGTTGGATGTTCGAAAACTCCAGTTGAATCCTCCCAGAATCCTGTGGAGGAAACTCCTTCGACAGTTGTGGTACAAGCTGAACCGATTGTTGAAGAGACGGATGTTATTCGGGATTTGGAAGAGCCTTCGACGCTGGAAGATCGATTCAGTTACACATATGGCTATCTTCTCTACTCCTCAATGGTACAGCAGAAGGGTTTCAGTGACTTGGAAGCCTCCTATTTTGCAAAGGGAATCCTTGATGCTGATAGGTCTCAGGGGTTCTACACCCAGGAAGAGATGTCCCAAACCCTCTATGAGGTGCAAACCAAACTCCTGCAGATTGCCCAAGAGGAGATGAACGCCATTTCAGCTGCCAATATGGAAGTTGCAGAGGACTTCCTGGAGACCAACAGGCAAAGGGAGTCCGTGAAGGTGACCGATTCAGGACTGCAGTATGAAGTGCTTGTAGAAGGGGATGGGGACCGCCCTACAGAAGACAGCATTGTAGAAGTCGATTACCAGATTATGCTGTTGAACGGAAAAATCATTGACAGCTCCTATGAACGGGAACAGAGTTCCACCTTCCTGCTGGAAGCTATCATGGTTCCAGGGTTTATTGAAGGAGTTAAGTTGATGCAGGAAGGTGCAAAGTACCGTTTCTGGATACATCCCGATCTTGCCTATGGGAAGGAGGGGACGGAAACCATTGAACCAAATACCCTACTGATCATAGAAGTCGAACTCAAGTCAATCAGAGAGGGCCGTTAA
- a CDS encoding antibiotic resistance protein VanZ, with the protein MRERIPLQMIVRVTGTILSVLVVTLILIFSFMPKESYPEISWIPFADKGDHMAAYAALGFSLFFAFLRIPGSGKPHKRVAVPHSTLHLSSWSGSAVLVSLVIGTLLGIIVELLQPMFERSREWLDLAADFMGLVVGLAIALLVLKAVGSYFATRPWLYDPNWKDEVDETRTENQ; encoded by the coding sequence ATGAGAGAGAGAATTCCCTTACAAATGATTGTGCGTGTAACAGGAACCATTCTTTCCGTTCTTGTAGTGACGTTGATTCTTATCTTCTCCTTTATGCCTAAGGAGTCCTATCCGGAAATTTCCTGGATTCCCTTTGCCGACAAGGGAGATCATATGGCAGCCTATGCTGCCCTTGGATTCTCTCTCTTTTTTGCATTCCTACGGATACCAGGATCGGGAAAACCCCACAAACGGGTTGCAGTTCCCCACTCAACGCTCCATCTCAGTTCATGGTCCGGTAGTGCTGTTCTTGTCTCCTTGGTAATTGGTACACTGCTTGGTATTATTGTGGAGCTGTTGCAACCGATGTTTGAGCGAAGTCGTGAGTGGCTTGATTTGGCAGCAGATTTCATGGGATTGGTGGTTGGTCTGGCCATTGCCTTATTGGTGCTGAAGGCTGTAGGTAGTTACTTTGCCACCAGACCATGGCTGTATGATCCCAACTGGAAGGATGAAGTAGATGAAACTCGCACAGAGAATCAGTGA
- a CDS encoding YjjG family noncanonical pyrimidine nucleotidase, translated as MYRYLFFDADGTLFDFEQAEHNAFWKMAKSLNLPLERKHEQDYIRCNAEVWKQFEKGEVTIEELKVKRFANFALEIGISLNPEEASQSYQHELSRQGILFSETITVLETLKKRGYTLFLATNGIAEVQRGRIAISDTEQYFDHIFISEEIGYQKPDPRFFGHMFEVTGLTEQKQHSLMIGDSLSSDIAGGIASGMDTLWLNKEGKPANPKVQPTHTHSSLSSVLEFLNGPL; from the coding sequence ATGTACCGGTATCTTTTCTTTGACGCAGATGGAACACTCTTTGATTTCGAACAAGCAGAACACAATGCATTCTGGAAGATGGCAAAAAGCCTTAACCTGCCACTGGAAAGGAAGCATGAGCAAGACTACATCCGCTGCAATGCTGAGGTATGGAAACAGTTTGAGAAAGGCGAAGTGACAATCGAGGAACTGAAAGTGAAGCGCTTTGCAAATTTTGCATTGGAGATTGGCATCTCGCTCAATCCTGAAGAAGCAAGTCAGAGCTACCAGCACGAACTGTCTAGGCAGGGTATCTTGTTTTCTGAGACCATCACCGTACTCGAGACCCTGAAGAAGCGGGGCTATACCCTCTTCCTCGCAACCAACGGAATTGCTGAAGTACAAAGAGGCAGGATTGCCATATCAGATACTGAGCAGTACTTCGATCATATCTTCATCAGCGAAGAGATAGGATACCAAAAGCCAGATCCACGTTTTTTTGGACATATGTTTGAAGTAACCGGGCTTACCGAACAGAAACAGCACTCCCTCATGATCGGAGACAGCCTATCCAGTGATATTGCCGGAGGCATAGCCAGTGGCATGGACACACTTTGGCTGAATAAAGAGGGGAAGCCCGCAAATCCCAAGGTGCAACCAACACATACCCACAGCAGCCTATCCTCTGTGCTTGAGTTCCTTAACGGCCCTCTCTGA
- the fusA gene encoding elongation factor G: MADLQNLRNIGISAHIDSGKTTLSERILYYCNKIHEIHEVRGKDGVGATMDSMELERERGITIASAATNVTWKGTEINVIDTPGHVDFTIEVERSLRVLDGAVLVLCSVGGVQSQSITVDRQMKRYHVPRIAFVNKCDRTGANPYRVKNQLIEKLGLNAVLMQIPIGLEDKMEGVVDLISMKALYFDDGPNQDAVREAEIPAHLREEADARREELLDGVSMCSDELMEAMLEDTVTEEIIRKAVRKATINLELCPVFMGSAYKNKGIQPLLDGVVSYLPNPTDVTNKALDLDNNEEEVKLVADEDLPPVVLAFKLEDGQYGQLTYIRVYQGKVKKGDELYNTRSRKKFRVGRLIRMHASTMEDLTEAGCGEIAALFGIDCASGDTFCDPKLNYSLSSMFVPNPVISLAIKPVDKKAADNMGKALNRFTKEDPTFRSYVDPESNQTIIQGMGELHLEVYVERMKREYKAEVEIGQPEVAYREAITQRADFNYTHKKQTGGSGQYARVAGYIEPLPDPEEGEEVKEYEFVDEIKGGSIPTEYIPSCDKGFQMAIKKGAQLGFPVLGVKAVINDGAWHPVDSSDQAFQTAALSAFREAFEKAKPVILEPIMKVEVVAPNEFQGSVFASVNQRRGLIISSTEDNAMSTVIAEVPLSEMFGYSTVLRSLTQGKGEFTMEIGKYGKVPVSVSEQLKKDYQEKRKKEQK, translated from the coding sequence ATGGCTGACTTGCAAAATTTGAGGAATATCGGAATCAGTGCCCACATTGACTCGGGTAAGACAACACTATCCGAACGCATCCTCTACTACTGCAATAAGATCCACGAAATACATGAAGTTCGTGGTAAGGATGGCGTTGGAGCTACCATGGATAGCATGGAGCTTGAACGTGAAAGAGGTATCACCATTGCCTCCGCTGCAACAAACGTTACCTGGAAAGGGACAGAAATCAACGTTATCGACACACCGGGACACGTTGACTTCACCATTGAGGTAGAGCGTTCATTGCGTGTATTGGATGGCGCTGTCTTGGTCCTTTGTTCCGTTGGTGGCGTACAGAGCCAGTCCATCACCGTAGACCGGCAGATGAAGCGTTACCACGTTCCTCGTATTGCTTTTGTCAACAAGTGTGACCGTACCGGTGCAAACCCGTATCGCGTCAAGAACCAATTGATCGAGAAGCTTGGTCTGAATGCTGTATTGATGCAGATCCCCATCGGTCTGGAGGACAAGATGGAAGGTGTTGTTGACTTGATCAGCATGAAGGCTCTCTACTTCGATGACGGTCCCAATCAGGATGCCGTTCGTGAAGCTGAGATTCCCGCCCACCTGAGGGAAGAGGCTGATGCACGTCGTGAAGAGTTGCTTGATGGTGTATCCATGTGCTCAGATGAGCTTATGGAAGCCATGCTCGAAGACACCGTAACAGAGGAAATCATCCGCAAGGCTGTCAGAAAAGCTACCATCAACTTGGAGCTCTGCCCCGTATTCATGGGCAGTGCATACAAGAACAAGGGCATCCAGCCCTTGCTTGATGGTGTAGTAAGCTACCTTCCCAATCCTACTGATGTCACCAACAAGGCTCTTGACCTCGACAATAATGAGGAAGAGGTCAAGCTGGTTGCAGATGAGGACCTTCCTCCTGTTGTCCTGGCATTCAAGCTTGAGGATGGACAGTATGGTCAGCTGACCTATATCCGCGTCTATCAGGGTAAGGTGAAAAAGGGTGATGAACTCTACAATACCCGCAGCCGCAAGAAGTTCCGTGTTGGACGCTTGATCCGTATGCACGCATCTACCATGGAAGATTTGACAGAGGCAGGCTGTGGTGAAATTGCAGCACTCTTTGGTATTGACTGTGCCAGTGGTGATACCTTCTGTGATCCGAAGCTGAACTACTCACTCTCCAGTATGTTTGTTCCCAACCCGGTTATCTCCTTGGCAATCAAGCCAGTGGACAAGAAGGCTGCGGACAACATGGGCAAGGCACTCAACCGCTTTACCAAGGAAGACCCAACCTTCCGCAGTTATGTGGATCCTGAGTCCAACCAGACGATCATCCAGGGCATGGGTGAGTTGCACCTTGAGGTCTATGTAGAACGCATGAAGCGTGAGTACAAGGCAGAGGTGGAAATCGGTCAGCCTGAGGTTGCCTATCGAGAAGCTATCACCCAGAGAGCCGACTTCAACTATACCCACAAGAAGCAGACTGGTGGTTCCGGTCAGTACGCACGTGTTGCTGGATATATCGAGCCACTTCCAGATCCTGAAGAGGGTGAGGAAGTTAAAGAGTACGAATTTGTTGACGAGATCAAGGGTGGATCCATTCCTACTGAATACATTCCATCCTGTGATAAGGGATTCCAGATGGCCATCAAGAAGGGTGCTCAGCTTGGCTTCCCTGTACTTGGTGTGAAGGCTGTTATCAACGATGGTGCATGGCACCCGGTTGACTCATCCGACCAGGCTTTCCAGACTGCAGCTCTCAGTGCATTCCGTGAAGCGTTCGAGAAGGCAAAACCGGTCATCCTCGAGCCGATCATGAAGGTCGAGGTGGTTGCGCCCAACGAATTCCAGGGTTCTGTATTCGCTTCGGTAAACCAGAGACGTGGTCTGATCATCAGCTCCACCGAGGATAATGCAATGAGTACTGTTATTGCTGAAGTACCTCTCTCTGAAATGTTCGGATATTCCACGGTTCTTCGTTCCCTCACCCAGGGTAAGGGAGAATTTACCATGGAAATCGGGAAGTACGGCAAGGTGCCGGTAAGCGTTTCCGAGCAGTTGAAGAAGGATTACCAGGAGAAGCGGAAGAAAGAACAGAAATAG
- a CDS encoding patatin-like phospholipase family protein gives MRRIVVLALLVLLSLPLSATTEKVALVLSGGGARGLAHIAVLEAVEARGIPIDMVVGTSMGALVGGLYSAGYSPLEIRNLLETYDMVGLFSTPPLENAEIEDEVFSYKNNQVFSLGFGEQGLGNAPALIGDQRILELLGYLFSRYPNTMDFTELPIPFYCVSANAATGERIVHSDGSLVTAIRSSISIPIVFTPFPLGEGILAIDGGVVDNLPIDLARSLGAEYVIASDVNALGMQDAADLESLSAMAMQTVVLLTQEKATAQHPSADVLVLPKLKSTFTLDFSAHEQIIEAGWEAVRKEEAAFDALVDTLSQVRTLIPRDVKRSGYYSLLSTPKILQIEVEDISLKPGAPIPESSLFSDFLGRRLNSQTATELNLKLREIKNAYDLTTLSYEMSSDGKLMIYARSFGRRDRSISMGFHADTGFSTALPSGFVWYRADAYLDASLGGLGKKQDFTFSVNATLGQRSGMTLSFSYPLLSGSKGSIDAVVQASYGAGAMTTLSAMINAKRSAPLDRMFDSDAGFRFHFGKYGRASLQGSYLLVSVNDSTYDKQFYAYPVGELTVSYGNLSSRFATSGFRLEALGRLGYQQGLVHSLRLGWKQSFVITYRDSISYATQLSMMREPFPFIQSYANLGGIDQMVSYGPLFLRRDIVYLGVDWQHRLTEILGYPAFGKLSLHGAVYDAYDPYSGLAPLDEAYFSSSLWDMGLALMLGLDTPIGEVVASLGASLMGEVSFSVGVY, from the coding sequence ATGAGACGTATTGTGGTGTTGGCACTCCTTGTGCTCTTGAGTCTCCCATTGTCGGCTACCACAGAGAAGGTGGCTCTTGTCCTTTCGGGAGGTGGAGCTCGGGGATTGGCTCACATTGCAGTCCTTGAGGCTGTGGAAGCGAGAGGTATTCCCATCGATATGGTAGTAGGGACTAGTATGGGAGCGTTGGTAGGTGGACTTTACAGCGCTGGGTATTCTCCCTTGGAAATACGTAACCTTCTGGAAACCTATGATATGGTTGGTCTCTTCTCCACACCCCCACTTGAAAATGCTGAAATTGAAGATGAAGTGTTTTCCTACAAGAATAACCAAGTTTTCTCATTGGGGTTTGGTGAGCAGGGCCTAGGAAATGCTCCTGCCCTGATTGGGGACCAACGAATCCTGGAACTATTAGGGTATTTGTTTTCACGATATCCCAATACCATGGATTTTACAGAACTACCCATTCCATTCTACTGTGTCTCTGCAAATGCCGCCACAGGAGAGAGAATTGTCCATAGCGATGGGTCCTTGGTTACAGCAATCAGGAGTAGTATTTCTATCCCTATCGTTTTTACCCCATTTCCGCTAGGTGAGGGTATCCTTGCCATCGATGGTGGAGTGGTAGACAATCTTCCCATCGACCTCGCGAGAAGCCTTGGAGCGGAGTATGTCATCGCAAGCGATGTGAATGCCTTGGGAATGCAGGACGCTGCCGACCTTGAGAGCCTCTCAGCAATGGCAATGCAGACAGTTGTATTGCTTACCCAGGAAAAAGCGACCGCTCAACATCCTTCTGCCGATGTGCTTGTGCTCCCAAAGCTGAAAAGCACGTTTACCTTGGATTTCTCAGCACATGAGCAGATTATCGAGGCAGGGTGGGAAGCTGTACGAAAAGAAGAGGCAGCATTCGATGCGCTTGTCGATACACTCTCACAGGTTCGCACCCTCATTCCAAGAGACGTGAAGAGGAGTGGTTATTATTCTCTTCTATCTACCCCCAAGATCCTGCAGATTGAGGTAGAGGACATCTCCTTGAAGCCGGGTGCACCCATTCCTGAATCTTCCCTGTTTTCAGATTTTCTGGGCAGGAGACTCAATTCACAAACTGCAACTGAGTTGAATCTCAAGCTTCGGGAAATCAAGAATGCCTATGATCTGACCACCCTCAGTTATGAGATGTCCAGTGATGGAAAGCTGATGATATATGCCCGGAGTTTTGGGCGAAGGGATAGAAGCATTAGTATGGGTTTTCACGCTGATACCGGCTTCTCTACTGCATTGCCCTCTGGATTTGTATGGTATCGTGCAGATGCATATCTGGATGCATCCCTCGGGGGCTTGGGAAAAAAGCAGGACTTCACCTTTTCTGTCAATGCCACACTTGGTCAGCGATCAGGGATGACTCTCAGTTTCTCCTATCCTCTTCTCAGTGGAAGCAAAGGGAGTATTGATGCAGTAGTGCAAGCCAGTTATGGAGCTGGGGCGATGACGACCCTCTCAGCAATGATCAATGCAAAGCGAAGTGCTCCTTTGGATCGTATGTTTGATAGTGATGCTGGTTTTCGGTTTCACTTCGGAAAATATGGCAGAGCATCTCTTCAGGGGAGCTATCTGCTTGTTTCGGTAAATGATTCTACCTATGACAAGCAATTCTATGCCTATCCAGTGGGAGAGCTCACGGTTTCTTATGGAAACCTCTCATCTCGCTTCGCTACCTCGGGTTTTCGCCTTGAAGCGTTGGGTAGGCTTGGGTATCAGCAGGGGTTGGTCCACTCCCTGCGATTGGGATGGAAACAATCATTTGTCATTACCTACCGTGACAGCATAAGCTATGCAACCCAACTCTCCATGATGAGGGAGCCATTCCCCTTTATCCAGAGCTATGCAAATTTGGGAGGTATCGACCAAATGGTCAGTTATGGTCCGCTCTTCCTCCGTCGTGATATAGTCTATCTGGGTGTGGATTGGCAACACCGACTTACAGAAATCCTTGGTTACCCAGCCTTTGGCAAACTCTCACTGCATGGAGCTGTGTATGATGCATATGATCCCTACAGTGGATTGGCCCCTCTTGATGAGGCATATTTCAGTTCCAGCCTATGGGACATGGGACTGGCACTGATGCTTGGACTCGATACCCCGATAGGGGAGGTTGTTGCCTCATTGGGAGCAAGCCTCATGGGAGAGGTTTCTTTCTCAGTGGGGGTCTATTGA
- a CDS encoding FumA C-terminus/TtdB family hydratase beta subunit, producing the protein MRELVLPLSSEDIASLKAYDQVLLTGPLYVGRDQVHKRLYELLQQERSLPISLEGETIYYMGPSPAPEGKLIGSCGPTTSARMDPFSPLLLDQGLKVMIGKGPRSKEVASAIKRNKALYLQAFGGCGALYASTVRAVTTVAFSNLGPEALLRLEVEKFPVIVAIDSQLGSVFPQ; encoded by the coding sequence ATGCGTGAATTGGTGTTGCCCCTAAGCAGTGAGGATATTGCGAGTTTGAAGGCATATGACCAGGTCTTATTGACTGGTCCTCTCTACGTAGGTCGTGACCAGGTCCATAAACGACTGTACGAACTTTTGCAGCAGGAAAGGAGTCTTCCTATCTCCTTGGAAGGTGAGACTATATACTATATGGGGCCAAGTCCAGCCCCAGAAGGGAAGCTGATCGGTTCCTGTGGCCCGACCACCAGTGCAAGAATGGACCCTTTCAGTCCGTTATTGCTTGACCAAGGTCTCAAGGTTATGATCGGCAAGGGGCCACGTTCCAAGGAGGTTGCCTCGGCAATCAAGAGAAACAAGGCGTTATATCTGCAAGCCTTCGGGGGGTGTGGAGCACTCTATGCTTCCACGGTCAGAGCTGTCACAACGGTTGCTTTTTCTAATCTGGGACCAGAGGCGCTCTTGCGTCTTGAGGTGGAGAAGTTTCCGGTAATCGTGGCAATCGATTCACAATTGGGAAGTGTTTTCCCCCAATAG
- a CDS encoding fumarate hydratase, with translation MKLAQRISEELQKAVVELDEGVLEKIREAHAVESAAADTSVGSRSSLAVLDAILDNLALAKEQALPMCQDTGMFLVFVDVGKKCPISLSVIEEEILEGCTTAVKQAHFRRSMVDEPVFERINTQDNLPPVIWWNLVEGSGLRIEILLKGFGSENCSSVRMLNPTGGEEEVINAVAEIVAAAGGKPCPPIFVGVGLGGSMDRAAYLSKRALLRDVRESHSEKQYAELEEKILARLQRLGIGSGGLGGMITALHVAIVHESTHIAGLPLAVSINCWADRKATIVWEGNDA, from the coding sequence ATGAAACTCGCACAGAGAATCAGTGAGGAACTGCAGAAGGCCGTAGTCGAGCTTGATGAGGGAGTTCTGGAGAAAATCCGAGAAGCGCATGCCGTTGAATCAGCAGCAGCCGATACATCAGTAGGTAGCCGATCAAGTTTAGCCGTCCTGGACGCAATACTGGATAATCTTGCACTGGCTAAGGAACAGGCACTTCCCATGTGTCAGGATACGGGGATGTTTCTTGTATTCGTGGATGTAGGTAAAAAATGCCCGATATCTCTTTCTGTGATAGAAGAAGAGATCCTGGAAGGATGTACTACTGCAGTCAAACAAGCCCATTTTCGGCGATCGATGGTGGACGAGCCTGTGTTTGAGCGGATTAATACACAGGATAATCTCCCTCCAGTGATCTGGTGGAACCTGGTGGAGGGAAGCGGCTTGAGGATAGAGATATTGCTCAAGGGATTCGGTAGTGAGAACTGCAGCTCGGTGAGGATGCTTAATCCCACCGGAGGTGAAGAGGAAGTTATCAACGCAGTTGCGGAAATAGTGGCAGCAGCAGGAGGAAAGCCATGTCCTCCTATCTTTGTCGGTGTTGGCCTCGGTGGTTCCATGGACCGGGCGGCTTATTTAAGCAAGCGGGCATTGCTACGCGATGTAAGAGAATCCCACAGCGAGAAGCAGTATGCTGAATTGGAAGAAAAAATACTCGCACGTCTACAGAGACTGGGGATTGGCAGTGGGGGCCTTGGTGGCATGATCACAGCCCTCCATGTTGCCATTGTCCACGAGAGTACGCATATTGCCGGTCTTCCGTTGGCTGTTTCCATCAACTGTTGGGCAGACAGAAAGGCAACGATTGTTTGGGAGGGTAATGATGCGTGA
- a CDS encoding DUF308 domain-containing protein, whose product MQDTFLKRHLILSTVIGALLIIVGIFLMFQQESFVKIFISLLGVFLAGSGISSLIYLKGFNLGSRSRIATLVKALLSIVIGLVAIIVPLSAATISWTVLLYIIGAQLLFSALISFLDALLMRKEERSLSPLYSEGVFSLIMAILLFVFPQQIGSLLLKLFGLLFIVSGIGMILWSLRIRKINQQFKEQVVEAEAEVIDPEN is encoded by the coding sequence ATGCAGGATACCTTTCTTAAACGTCACCTCATTCTTTCCACTGTGATTGGTGCGCTCTTGATCATCGTAGGGATTTTCTTGATGTTCCAACAGGAATCCTTCGTGAAGATTTTCATCTCCCTGTTAGGGGTGTTCCTTGCAGGATCGGGAATTTCCAGCCTGATTTACTTGAAGGGATTCAACCTTGGGAGTCGATCACGTATTGCTACCTTGGTTAAGGCTCTCTTGAGCATAGTAATCGGGTTGGTTGCCATTATCGTCCCTCTCTCTGCAGCAACCATTAGCTGGACAGTACTGTTGTACATCATCGGGGCACAGCTTTTGTTCTCTGCCCTGATTTCCTTCTTGGATGCATTGCTGATGAGGAAAGAGGAACGCTCCCTCTCCCCGCTCTATAGCGAGGGTGTCTTCTCCCTGATCATGGCAATCCTCTTGTTTGTCTTCCCACAGCAGATCGGCAGCCTGTTGCTCAAGCTGTTCGGGTTGCTCTTCATAGTAAGCGGAATCGGCATGATTCTCTGGTCTCTGCGCATCCGCAAAATCAACCAACAGTTCAAGGAACAGGTGGTTGAGGCAGAGGCGGAGGTTATCGACCCGGAGAACTAA
- a CDS encoding HIT family protein: METIFTKILNGEIPSIFLHKDELCFSILDINPVNKGHLLIITSQPYPTLESCPEEVLSHMMVLAKKADSVLRENLGCDATNLIINNGKESGQEVPHLHLHIIPRYKEDGKTLRLVKEPYSDGEIADYGKKLEF; the protein is encoded by the coding sequence ATGGAAACGATTTTCACCAAGATTTTAAACGGGGAGATTCCCTCCATATTTTTACATAAGGACGAACTTTGTTTCTCCATTCTCGATATCAATCCAGTCAACAAAGGCCATTTGTTGATTATCACGTCACAACCATACCCTACCCTTGAAAGCTGTCCAGAAGAAGTCTTGAGCCATATGATGGTGCTAGCCAAGAAGGCTGACAGCGTGCTCAGAGAAAACCTAGGTTGTGATGCCACCAATCTGATCATCAATAACGGCAAGGAAAGCGGGCAGGAAGTACCACATCTGCATCTTCATATCATCCCTAGGTACAAAGAGGATGGAAAGACCTTGCGTCTCGTCAAAGAGCCCTACAGCGATGGCGAGATTGCCGATTATGGAAAGAAATTGGAGTTTTAA
- a CDS encoding TIGR01212 family radical SAM protein (This family includes YhcC from E. coli K-12, an uncharacterized radical SAM protein.), which yields MSEVYRSYATHLHEVYHARVYRIGVDGHFSCPNRNMDGSGGCAFCDGTGTIAAYQKPQDRLAEISHMSIEERISKIKMQIEQGKRFLKRRYRAELYSLYFQAYTNTYDTLDHLTMLYDLVLEEGPFVELIVSTRPDCITDEIITLLKRYQGSVQKVWVELGLQSGSDETLVDIGRGHDVFSYISAANSLHMADIGVCTHVILGLPGEGRKDFAQTAAMVNKAGSEAVKIHNLHICQGTRLQDWYEMGEVGTASLRRHVEQSIWFLRRLNPSVVIERMVCETPEYRLVAPRAFPDKHQFLQQLKSTMEERGWVQGDLV from the coding sequence ATGAGCGAGGTCTACAGATCATATGCCACCCATCTCCATGAAGTCTACCATGCTCGTGTGTACCGAATAGGGGTAGATGGTCACTTCTCCTGTCCAAACCGCAACATGGATGGGAGTGGTGGATGCGCTTTCTGTGATGGGACAGGCACCATCGCAGCCTACCAGAAGCCTCAGGATAGGCTAGCTGAAATCTCCCATATGAGTATTGAAGAGAGAATCAGCAAGATTAAAATGCAGATAGAGCAGGGAAAACGCTTCTTGAAGCGAAGATACCGTGCTGAACTCTACTCACTTTACTTCCAGGCCTATACCAATACCTATGATACCTTGGATCACCTTACGATGCTCTATGACCTGGTATTGGAAGAAGGACCTTTTGTAGAGTTGATCGTCTCAACCCGCCCTGATTGTATTACCGATGAGATAATTACCTTGCTGAAAAGGTATCAGGGTTCGGTGCAGAAGGTGTGGGTTGAACTAGGGTTACAAAGCGGCAGCGATGAGACCCTTGTAGATATTGGTAGAGGTCATGATGTTTTTTCCTACATTTCTGCAGCAAATTCGTTACATATGGCCGATATTGGTGTTTGTACTCATGTGATACTCGGTTTACCAGGTGAAGGCCGCAAGGATTTTGCCCAAACTGCAGCCATGGTGAACAAGGCTGGCAGTGAAGCGGTGAAGATCCATAATCTGCATATTTGTCAGGGCACCCGCCTACAGGATTGGTATGAGATGGGTGAGGTAGGAACTGCTTCCTTGAGAAGGCATGTTGAGCAGAGTATATGGTTCTTGAGACGTCTGAATCCTTCCGTTGTCATCGAACGTATGGTATGCGAAACTCCCGAATATCGACTTGTCGCTCCACGTGCATTTCCCGACAAGCATCAATTTCTCCAGCAGTTGAAGAGCACGATGGAAGAGAGAGGCTGGGTACAAGGAGACTTGGTATGA